The Glycine soja cultivar W05 chromosome 6, ASM419377v2, whole genome shotgun sequence genome has a window encoding:
- the LOC114414567 gene encoding E3 ubiquitin-protein ligase ATL23-like codes for MLDSVLLALFLPCLGMSGVFIVYMCLLWYATTRRNQPPIDGQPVKPVTDKGLSALELEKLPKITGKELVLGTECAVCLDEIESEQPARVVPGCNHGFHVQCADTWLSKHPICPVCRTKLDPQIFTSQSPC; via the coding sequence ATGCTCGATTCGGTTCTTCTGGCGCTTTTCTTGCCGTGCCTTGGCATGAGCGGGGTTTTTATCGTCTACATGTGCCTTCTATGGTACGCCACTACCCGCCGCAACCAACCCCCCATTGACGGTCAACCGGTGAAGCCCGTAACTGATAAGGGTCTATCAGCTTTGGAGTTGGAGAAGCTTCCAAAAATCACCGGCAAAGAACTCGTCTTGGGCACCGAATGCGCCGTCTGCCTCGACGAGATCGAGAGCGAGCAACCGGCTAGAGTGGTCCCCGGTTGCAACCATGGATTTCATGTCCAATGCGCTGACACCTGGCTCTCTAAGCACCCTATTTGCCCCGTTTGTAGGACCAAGCTGGACCCGCAAATCTTCACTTCCCAAAGCCCCTGCTGA